From Mustela erminea isolate mMusErm1 chromosome 1, mMusErm1.Pri, whole genome shotgun sequence, a single genomic window includes:
- the ZNF501 gene encoding zinc finger protein 501, protein MSSSQISLQMNPQRLNMQKKLSKCSECGKFFTQRSSLTQHQRIHTGEKPYVCSECGTCFRKQSNLTQHLRIHTGEKPYKCNECEKAFQTKAILVQHLRIHTGEKPYKCTECGKAFCQSPSLIKHLRIHTGEKPYKCTECGKAFSQSICLTRHQRSHSGDKPYKCNECGKAFNQSACLMQHQRIHSGEKPYACAECGKAFTQNSSLVEHERTHTGEKLYKCSECEKTFRKQAHLSEHYRIHTGEKPYECAECGKSFRHSSALVRHQRLHAGE, encoded by the coding sequence ATGAGTTCTAGCCAGATTTCACTGCAAATGAACCCTCAGAGACTTAACATGCAGAAGAAACTTTCAAAGTGTAGTGAATGTGGAAAATTCTTTACTCAGAGATCATCTCTTACCCAGCATCAGAGGATTCACACGGGAGAGAAGCCCTATGTGTGTAGTGAATGTGGAACTTGTTTCCGTAAACAGTCAAATCTCACTCAACATTTGAGgattcacacaggagagaaaccgtataaatgtaatgaatgtgagAAAGCCTTTCAAACGAAAGCAATCCTTGTCCAGCATctgagaattcatactggagagaaaccctataaatgcACAGAATGTGGCAAAGCCTTTTGTCAGAGTCCATCCCTTATCAAACACCTgcgaattcatactggagagaaaccctataaatgcACCGAATGTGGCAAAGCCTTTAGTCAAAGCATTTGCCTTACCCGTCACCAGAGAAGTCACTCTGGAGATAAACCTTATaagtgtaatgaatgtgggaaagcctttaacCAGAGTGCATGCCTCATGCAGCATCAGAGAATTCATTCAGGAGAGAAGCCTTATGCATGCGCGGAATGCGGTAAAGCCTTCACTCAGAACTCCTCCCTTGTTGAACATGAGAgaactcacactggagagaaacttTACAAGTGTAGCGAGTGTGAAAAAACTTTCCGCAAACAGGCACACCTTAGTGAACATTACAGAATTCATACCGGAGAAAAACCTTACGAATGTGCtgaatgtgggaaatccttcAGGCACAGCTCGGCGCTTGTTCGACATCAGAGGCTTCATGCTGGAGAATAA
- the KIAA1143 gene encoding uncharacterized protein KIAA1143 homolog isoform X2, translated as MSKRNQVSYVRPAEPAFLARFKERVGYREGPTVETKRIQPQLPEEDGDHSDKEDEQPQVVVLKKGDLSVEEVMKIKAEIKAAKADEEPAVVDGRIMYRKPVKRSSDEKYSGLTASSKKKKANEDEINKQDSVKKNSQKQVKNSCLLSFDNEDETQ; from the exons ATGAGCAAGCGGAACCAGGTTTCGTACGTGCGGCCAGCCGAACCGGCGTTCCTGGCTCGCTTCAAGGAACGGGTCGGCTACAGGGAGGGCCCTACCGTGGAAACCAAG AGAATCCAGCCTCAGCTCCCAGAGGAAGATGGTGATCACAGTGACAAAGAAGATGAACAGCCCCAAGTGGTGGTTTTAAAAAAGGGAGACCTGTCAGTTGAAGAAGTCAtgaagattaaagcagaaataaaggcTGCCAAAGCAG ATGAAGAACCGGCTGTAGTCGATGGAAGAATTATGTATCGAAAACCGGTCAAGCGTTCCTCGGATGAAAAATATTCAGGTCTAACAGCAAGCTCGAAAAAGAAGAAGgcaaatgaagatgaaataaataagcaGGACTCAGTTAAAAAGAACTCACAAAAGCAAGTCAAAAACAGTTGTCTCCTTTCTTTTGACAATGAGGATGAAACTCAATAA
- the KIAA1143 gene encoding uncharacterized protein KIAA1143 homolog isoform X1 translates to MSKRNQVSYVRPAEPAFLARFKERVGYREGPTVETKKTADRMPTKLKPLEGKRDHQRIQPQLPEEDGDHSDKEDEQPQVVVLKKGDLSVEEVMKIKAEIKAAKADEEPAVVDGRIMYRKPVKRSSDEKYSGLTASSKKKKANEDEINKQDSVKKNSQKQVKNSCLLSFDNEDETQ, encoded by the exons ATGAGCAAGCGGAACCAGGTTTCGTACGTGCGGCCAGCCGAACCGGCGTTCCTGGCTCGCTTCAAGGAACGGGTCGGCTACAGGGAGGGCCCTACCGTGGAAACCAAG AAAACAGCTGATAGGATGCCCACCAAACTGAAGCCCTTGGAAGGGAAGAGAGATCatcagag AATCCAGCCTCAGCTCCCAGAGGAAGATGGTGATCACAGTGACAAAGAAGATGAACAGCCCCAAGTGGTGGTTTTAAAAAAGGGAGACCTGTCAGTTGAAGAAGTCAtgaagattaaagcagaaataaaggcTGCCAAAGCAG ATGAAGAACCGGCTGTAGTCGATGGAAGAATTATGTATCGAAAACCGGTCAAGCGTTCCTCGGATGAAAAATATTCAGGTCTAACAGCAAGCTCGAAAAAGAAGAAGgcaaatgaagatgaaataaataagcaGGACTCAGTTAAAAAGAACTCACAAAAGCAAGTCAAAAACAGTTGTCTCCTTTCTTTTGACAATGAGGATGAAACTCAATAA